Proteins found in one Pantoea cypripedii genomic segment:
- a CDS encoding LysR substrate-binding domain-containing protein, which translates to MSLPPLYALRAFACAARLGSFSQAAAVLHVTPGAISRHIRTLETAFGCELFIRRGPKVEVSPAGSILALQLQEGFDNLERACATFSQQGKALRLKAPSTLTMRWLLNVLQAYREQNSTQLVAITSVWMETDSVDFSSEPFDCAILLGNGDFGPETESRLLFEEWLIPLCAPALKQQAQQNLASCELIHPTTDRRDWRRWLHATGQTPAPNLWQGKVFDTLEQGNMAAISGHGISVGDLKLSLDALRDGLLALPFTQAVATGDGYYFVWPRACAKTSQTEALWCWLKEHVPGEPPEAVQRVNIGD; encoded by the coding sequence ATGTCACTCCCTCCCCTCTATGCCCTGCGCGCCTTTGCTTGTGCCGCCCGGCTTGGATCCTTCAGCCAGGCCGCTGCTGTTCTGCATGTTACCCCCGGTGCCATCAGCCGCCATATCCGAACGCTGGAAACGGCGTTTGGCTGTGAACTGTTTATAAGACGCGGGCCAAAGGTCGAAGTCAGCCCGGCGGGCAGCATACTGGCGCTGCAATTGCAGGAGGGATTCGACAACCTTGAACGTGCCTGTGCCACCTTCAGTCAGCAGGGCAAAGCCCTGCGGCTGAAAGCTCCATCGACGCTCACCATGCGCTGGTTGCTTAATGTATTGCAGGCATATCGTGAGCAAAACTCAACGCAACTCGTGGCAATCACCAGCGTCTGGATGGAAACGGACAGTGTCGATTTCAGCAGCGAGCCTTTTGATTGCGCCATCCTGCTCGGCAATGGTGATTTTGGCCCTGAGACTGAAAGTCGCTTGTTATTTGAAGAGTGGCTGATTCCTTTGTGCGCCCCGGCACTCAAACAGCAGGCGCAGCAAAACCTTGCCAGCTGCGAGTTAATTCATCCCACCACCGACCGTCGCGACTGGCGGCGCTGGTTGCACGCCACCGGGCAAACACCCGCCCCTAATCTCTGGCAGGGCAAGGTGTTCGACACCCTGGAACAAGGCAATATGGCGGCAATCAGCGGCCACGGTATTTCAGTCGGGGACCTGAAACTGAGTCTGGATGCCCTGCGCGATGGATTACTGGCGCTGCCGTTTACACAGGCGGTGGCAACCGGAGACGGATATTACTTTGTCTGGCCGCGCGCCTGCGCGAAAACCTCGCAGACCGAAGCGTTGTGGTGTTGGCTGAAAGAACATGTCCCAGGCGAACCGCCGGAGGCAGTCCAACGGGTAAACATTGGCGATTAG
- a CDS encoding general stress protein, with protein sequence MTQRRGGSGNFAEDKQRAAEAGRKGGQMSGGNFRNDPERAIEAGRKGGKISRRK encoded by the coding sequence ATGACACAACGTCGTGGTGGTTCAGGTAACTTTGCAGAAGACAAGCAGCGCGCGGCTGAAGCGGGTCGCAAAGGTGGTCAGATGAGTGGTGGCAACTTCCGTAACGACCCGGAACGCGCCATCGAAGCTGGTCGAAAAGGTGGAAAAATCAGTCGCCGCAAGTAA